The sequence below is a genomic window from Halosolutus gelatinilyticus.
TGCCAGATGCCGACGTAGATCAATACCGGCGCCATCGCGGTGATGATCGGAATCACCTGATACTCGTCGGGGAGGCCGGCCGGACGAAGCACGACGAACGTGACCAGATTCGCGGCGATCGCCGCGATCAACAACCCGATCAGCAACCAGCCCCACCGTGGTAACCGCTCTTTGTCCATGTACGAACGCGGTGACCGCGAGAAAAATAACCTGCCGTTTCCGCGAGCTACTCGGCGCAGCAGGCGTCTTTCTTGGGGGACTCCTCGACGCCGTTACCGTCGGCCGCGACCGGTTCTTCGATCCGGTAGAGGCTCTGTCGGGCGTCTGCGAAGTAGATATCCTCGTCGACGATGCCGATCTCTTCGAGACGTTCGAGCGCGTACCGAACGGTTCGAGCGGAAAGCATCGATTCCTCGACGATTTGTTTCTGCGTCAGCGGGCCGTCGTACTCCAGAACCTTGAAGACGAGTTTCGCGCTCGGTGGCAAGTCCTCGATCTCCTCCCCGTCGGTCTCTACCATGTTACGAATCGAAAGCACCCAGCAGTATAAAAGTTGAGCCTTACAGGAAGCACTCGCGGAGAATATTTCTTACCAATACATCCAGAAAAATCGTTTGTGAGTGCTCGAAATGTAGAGATTCCGTATTTGACTAGCTGGTCAGGATTGGTCGGATTTCCGAACTATCGATCCGTCTCACTCTCGCCGATCAGCCGCTCCTCTTCGTCCCGTTCCCGTTGGCGCAGCTCGTACTTCTGAATCTTGCCGATCGTCGTCGATTCCGACGATCGTTTCCTGACGCCGTATTGTAGGTTTGCGCCTGCTCGAGGAAGTCGGTGACGATGAGCGGCGTTTCCAAACCTACAGTTCAGGAACGACTATGGCAGATATTTCGATCGCTCGACTCCGACCGCGAGGAGGACCACGTGTATTGAGGCTCGGTCCGTCCGAAGATCCGGGGAAATTGTACCGGTGAAGATAGATTTTTTATACTATTAGTTCAAAGTTATAAGTTAATGAATGATCAGGGTGGAGAGGGGTCCGAGAGCGATCGAGGAGTAAGTCCGCTTATCGCGCTTGTCATACTGTTCGCGATGGTGGGAATTGGCGTCGCGTTGGTATTCACCGCCGGATCCGCGATGATAGACTCCCTCGAATCGGGGGCCAACCACGAACGGGTGCAACTGTACGTCGACGAGACGGATCATCGGCTCCAGACAGCCGCCTCGACGGGACAGGAACAGGAGCTACCGATCGACGGAATTCCGGAGAGCCAGGTGAGTATCATCGATGACGGCGAGATAGAAGTCACGTGGTACGGAGGCGACAACAACGCCAGTGCCGGCGGAACCCTCGGCGCGCTCGAGTTCGAACTCGAGGATCGAACGATCGCCCATCAGGGCGGCGG
It includes:
- a CDS encoding winged helix-turn-helix transcriptional regulator, giving the protein MVETDGEEIEDLPPSAKLVFKVLEYDGPLTQKQIVEESMLSARTVRYALERLEEIGIVDEDIYFADARQSLYRIEEPVAADGNGVEESPKKDACCAE